Proteins encoded within one genomic window of Jiangella mangrovi:
- a CDS encoding HAD-IA family hydrolase, which yields MAELAAVVFDLDDTLFDHSGSASRGFGTWLAGFHGPATPELTAAWFELQDLHFGAWRAGLVSMAEQRRRRIAGLLELLGRPALEPTGLDALWADYFVAYRSGWQRFDDAEAALALVAAAGLRTGILTNGPEDMQHDKLAVIGLTGRVGPVLTADVLGCAKPDPRAYAGLCSALGLDPAAVLYVGDDHDLDVVAARAAGLRAVHLDRRGTGPAGERDRIATLHDLAAHLA from the coding sequence GTGGCTGAGCTCGCGGCGGTGGTGTTCGATCTCGACGACACGCTCTTCGACCACTCCGGCTCCGCATCGCGCGGCTTCGGCACCTGGCTGGCCGGCTTCCACGGACCGGCGACGCCCGAGCTGACGGCCGCCTGGTTCGAGCTGCAGGACCTGCACTTCGGCGCTTGGCGGGCCGGCCTGGTCAGCATGGCCGAGCAGCGCCGCCGCCGCATCGCCGGACTGCTCGAGCTGCTCGGGCGGCCCGCGCTCGAGCCCACCGGGCTGGACGCGCTGTGGGCCGACTACTTCGTCGCCTACCGTTCCGGCTGGCAGCGCTTCGACGACGCCGAGGCGGCGCTCGCGCTGGTGGCCGCGGCCGGTCTGCGCACCGGCATCCTCACCAACGGGCCCGAGGACATGCAGCACGACAAGCTCGCGGTCATCGGGCTGACCGGCCGGGTCGGCCCCGTCCTCACGGCCGACGTGCTGGGGTGCGCCAAGCCCGACCCGCGCGCCTATGCCGGCCTGTGCTCGGCCCTCGGCCTCGACCCTGCAGCCGTCCTCTACGTCGGCGACGACCACGACCTCGACGTCGTCGCCGCCCGCGCGGCCGGCCTGCGCGCCGTCCACCTCGACCGGCGGGGCACCGGCCCGGCCGGCGAACGCGACCGCATCGCCACCCTGCACGACCTCGCCGCCCACCTCGCATAG
- a CDS encoding GNAT family N-acetyltransferase, translating into MSGGRVVTERFELVPLTVDDAADMAEVLADPALYAFIGGAPPTLPELRARYERLAAGRSPDGSEEWLNWVVRRRPDSRAVGYVQATVTDEGRQAEIAWVVGTAFQGQGYATAAAAALVGWLDARGVHTVVAHVHPDHAASEAVARRAGLHPTDHYEDGERRWIRPRIG; encoded by the coding sequence GTGAGCGGGGGCCGGGTGGTGACCGAGCGGTTCGAGCTCGTGCCGCTGACCGTGGACGACGCCGCGGACATGGCCGAGGTGCTGGCCGACCCCGCGCTGTACGCGTTCATCGGGGGTGCGCCGCCGACGCTGCCGGAGCTGCGGGCGCGGTACGAGAGGCTGGCGGCGGGCCGCTCGCCCGACGGCTCGGAGGAGTGGCTCAACTGGGTCGTGCGCCGCCGGCCCGACTCCCGCGCCGTCGGCTACGTGCAGGCGACGGTCACCGACGAGGGCCGGCAGGCCGAGATCGCCTGGGTCGTCGGGACCGCCTTCCAGGGCCAGGGATACGCGACGGCGGCGGCCGCGGCCCTGGTCGGGTGGCTCGACGCGCGCGGGGTGCACACCGTCGTCGCGCACGTGCACCCCGACCACGCGGCCTCCGAGGCGGTCGCGCGGCGGGCCGGCCTGCACCCGACCGACCACTACGAGGACGGCGAACGGCGCTGGATCCGCCCCCGCATAGGGTGA
- a CDS encoding DNA glycosylase AlkZ-like family protein: MTAPSPSVRLLQAYDEYIVGYTQSKYLLDLGGLVAAVPDKLALPNGVIVVDTQVAGRWKRSVRKDEVVVEAALYQPFDAAESRALQVAADELGAFLGAPAVVAVSVL; the protein is encoded by the coding sequence GTGACGGCACCGTCGCCGTCGGTGCGGCTGCTCCAGGCGTACGACGAGTACATCGTCGGCTATACCCAGAGCAAGTACCTGCTGGACCTCGGCGGCCTGGTCGCAGCGGTGCCGGACAAGCTCGCGCTGCCCAACGGGGTCATCGTCGTCGATACCCAGGTCGCCGGCCGGTGGAAGCGCAGCGTCCGCAAGGACGAGGTGGTCGTCGAGGCGGCGCTGTACCAACCCTTCGACGCCGCCGAGTCGCGGGCGTTGCAGGTCGCGGCCGACGAACTGGGCGCGTTCCTGGGAGCACCCGCTGTGGTCGCGGTGAGCGTGCTGTGA
- a CDS encoding DNA glycosylase AlkZ-like family protein, which produces MDEVGLIRRRLGTVGLGDTQPASFADAADVVGWFGGLQSQDYHPAKWAIAQRLGPGVGDADLDRAFDDGAILRTHVLRPTWHFVTPADLRWLLELTAPRVHALNAYAYRATGLDAEVLRRGTDLIAGALAGGNHLTRAEVASMLDRHGISAVRVRLGYILIHAELERVICSGPLKGRQHTYALLDERAPQAASLDRDAVPTSPPDCRSPRTRSSAPRSTASPTGPRRATLP; this is translated from the coding sequence GTGGACGAGGTCGGGCTCATCCGCCGCCGGCTGGGCACCGTCGGCCTGGGCGACACGCAACCCGCGTCGTTCGCCGACGCCGCCGACGTGGTGGGCTGGTTCGGTGGCCTGCAGTCGCAGGACTACCACCCGGCGAAATGGGCGATCGCCCAGCGGCTCGGCCCCGGTGTCGGCGACGCCGACCTCGACCGCGCCTTCGACGATGGTGCCATCCTGCGCACCCACGTGCTGCGCCCGACGTGGCACTTCGTCACCCCGGCCGACCTGCGCTGGCTGCTGGAGCTGACCGCGCCGCGCGTGCACGCGCTGAACGCCTATGCCTATCGGGCGACCGGCCTCGACGCCGAGGTGTTGCGCCGCGGCACGGACCTGATCGCCGGCGCACTCGCGGGCGGGAACCATCTGACCCGAGCCGAGGTCGCGTCCATGCTGGACCGCCACGGCATCAGTGCGGTGCGAGTCCGGCTCGGCTACATCCTCATCCACGCCGAGCTCGAGCGGGTGATCTGCAGCGGGCCGCTGAAGGGCAGGCAGCACACCTACGCCCTGCTGGACGAGCGCGCTCCGCAGGCGGCGAGTCTGGACCGCGATGCGGTGCCGACATCGCCGCCGGACTGTCGCTCGCCGCGGACGCGCTCGAGCGCACCGAGGTCGACGGCCTCACCTACTGGTCCGCGCCGGGCGACACTCCCGTGA
- a CDS encoding DUF885 domain-containing protein, whose protein sequence is MTIAQLADELIDLLFDAYPVDASLLGLRDREDRLTDYTEAGEAAFAGRLTSVAARAEAVDPAGLDDADRITRAVILQQAEAELDHLATHAVEYTVTDSFFAPASASLSSLTMIGISEPAHADGYLARLAGLPALLDTITQRHRAGIAAGRLPVRRLAEATVAHWTRYVANAADDPLRRPEPAAGSGTDAAAFRTERDRLLTEVVHPAITRYRDSVAADVVPHGRPDDRAGLCWLPGGDEFYARVARAHTTTTRTPDELHQTGLDVLARLTAEYAEIGGRVFGTGDQAAILHRLRTDPAMRWRDGDELLAAARAAIQRAERVAPQWFGRLPSQSCVVEAVPASEAPGAPGAYYMQPALDGSRPGTYFANTHEAEKRDRYGAESVAFHEAVPGHHFQLTIAQELTDLPLLRRLASITAFDEGWGLYAERLADEMGLYSDDVALLGMLSEDSMRACRLVVDTGLHAKGWSRQQAVDFMVANTATSQIEIETEVDRYISAPGQALAYMVGRLEIQRIRAAAEATMGDRFDLRGFHDLVLGNGPLPMGVLDQVVGAWAARQD, encoded by the coding sequence ATGACCATCGCCCAGCTCGCCGACGAGCTCATCGACCTCCTGTTCGACGCCTACCCGGTCGACGCCTCGCTGCTCGGGCTGCGCGACCGCGAGGACCGCCTCACCGACTACACCGAGGCCGGCGAGGCCGCGTTCGCCGGCCGGCTGACCTCCGTCGCCGCGCGGGCCGAGGCCGTCGACCCCGCCGGTCTCGACGACGCCGACCGCATCACGCGGGCGGTCATCCTGCAGCAGGCCGAGGCCGAGCTGGACCACCTCGCCACCCACGCGGTCGAGTACACCGTCACCGACTCCTTCTTCGCTCCGGCCAGCGCCTCGCTCTCGTCGCTGACCATGATCGGCATCTCCGAGCCCGCGCACGCCGACGGCTACCTCGCCCGGCTGGCCGGGCTGCCGGCCCTGCTCGACACCATCACTCAGCGCCATCGCGCGGGCATCGCCGCCGGGCGGCTGCCGGTGCGCCGGCTGGCCGAGGCCACCGTCGCGCACTGGACCCGCTACGTCGCCAACGCCGCCGACGACCCCCTCCGCCGGCCCGAGCCGGCCGCCGGCAGCGGCACCGACGCCGCCGCGTTCCGCACCGAGCGCGACCGCCTGCTCACCGAGGTCGTCCACCCCGCGATCACCCGCTACCGCGACTCCGTCGCCGCCGACGTCGTCCCGCACGGGCGCCCCGACGACAGGGCCGGGCTGTGCTGGCTGCCGGGCGGCGACGAGTTCTATGCCCGGGTCGCCCGCGCCCACACCACCACCACCCGCACGCCCGACGAGCTGCACCAGACCGGCCTCGACGTGCTGGCCCGGCTCACCGCCGAGTATGCGGAGATCGGCGGCCGCGTCTTCGGCACCGGCGACCAGGCCGCCATCCTGCACCGGCTGCGCACCGACCCCGCCATGCGCTGGCGCGACGGCGACGAGCTGCTCGCGGCCGCGCGCGCCGCCATCCAGCGCGCCGAGCGCGTCGCGCCGCAGTGGTTCGGCCGGCTGCCGTCGCAGAGCTGCGTCGTCGAGGCGGTGCCGGCGTCCGAGGCCCCGGGTGCGCCCGGCGCCTACTACATGCAGCCGGCCCTGGATGGCAGCCGTCCCGGCACCTACTTCGCCAACACCCACGAGGCCGAGAAGCGCGACCGCTACGGCGCCGAGTCCGTCGCCTTCCACGAGGCCGTCCCCGGACACCACTTCCAGCTCACCATCGCCCAAGAGCTCACCGACCTCCCGCTGCTGCGCCGGCTCGCCTCGATCACCGCGTTCGACGAGGGCTGGGGCCTCTACGCCGAGCGGCTGGCCGACGAGATGGGCCTCTACTCCGACGACGTCGCCCTGCTCGGGATGCTGAGCGAAGACTCCATGCGCGCCTGCCGGCTGGTCGTCGACACCGGGCTGCACGCCAAGGGCTGGAGCCGTCAGCAGGCGGTCGACTTCATGGTCGCCAACACCGCGACCAGCCAGATCGAGATCGAGACCGAGGTCGACCGGTACATCTCCGCGCCCGGCCAGGCGCTCGCCTACATGGTGGGGCGCCTGGAGATCCAGCGCATCCGGGCCGCCGCCGAGGCCACCATGGGCGACCGGTTCGACCTGCGCGGCTTCCACGACCTCGTGCTCGGCAACGGCCCGCTCCCCATGGGCGTGCTCGATCAGGTCGTCGGTGCCTGGGCGGCGCGGCAGGACTGA
- a CDS encoding MFS transporter produces the protein MTITEDPRRAWAGLAVLCVVAVLASLELTVTHLALPAIDADLRPSGTQLLWIVDVYAFLLAGSTLALGAVGDRIGRRRLLMIGAAAYGVLSALAAYAPTPDLLIAARALLGVAGATLMPSAFSLAATLFGEARQRAVALGIVVASVAGGTAIGPLVGGALLERFWWGSVFLLGVPVMVLILALGPVLLPEHRAAVAARIDLASVGLSLGAVLPMVWGLKEIAADGERWSAVGAVVAGLVVGVVFVARQRRLADPVVDVRLFRDRAFSVVVATLTIGIFVLWAANYYLAQYLQLVKDLDPLEAGLWTAPSALGVIAGSLLAPRLTRRLRPSLVIGAGLTVSAAGFVLLTQLTATSGLGLMVAGSVAVSAGFGPMMALATDEVIGAAPPERAGAAAALSSMAPQLGGALGIAVLGSVVTAVFRGADTGADAGADTLGAVVASSTDGVVLAAARDAFTGGIAVAATVSAVLVSVLASTVVALSVRRDSVSPTPRPRGSSA, from the coding sequence GTGACCATCACCGAAGACCCCCGCCGGGCCTGGGCCGGGCTCGCCGTCCTCTGCGTGGTGGCGGTGCTCGCCTCGCTCGAGCTGACCGTCACCCATCTCGCACTCCCGGCCATCGACGCCGACCTGCGGCCGTCCGGGACGCAGCTGCTCTGGATCGTCGACGTCTACGCGTTCCTGCTGGCCGGCTCGACGCTGGCGCTCGGCGCCGTGGGCGACCGGATCGGCCGGCGGCGACTGCTGATGATCGGGGCCGCGGCGTACGGGGTCCTCTCGGCGCTCGCGGCCTACGCGCCCACGCCGGACCTGCTCATCGCCGCCCGCGCGCTGCTCGGCGTGGCCGGGGCGACGCTGATGCCGTCGGCGTTCTCCCTGGCGGCGACGTTGTTCGGCGAGGCGCGGCAGCGGGCGGTCGCCCTCGGGATCGTCGTCGCCAGCGTGGCCGGCGGCACGGCGATCGGGCCACTGGTGGGCGGAGCGCTGCTGGAGCGCTTCTGGTGGGGTTCGGTGTTCCTGCTGGGCGTGCCGGTGATGGTGCTGATCCTCGCGCTCGGGCCGGTGCTGCTGCCGGAACACCGGGCCGCCGTCGCCGCCCGCATCGACCTGGCGAGCGTCGGGCTGTCGCTGGGTGCCGTCCTGCCGATGGTGTGGGGGCTGAAGGAGATCGCCGCCGACGGGGAGCGCTGGAGTGCCGTGGGCGCCGTCGTCGCCGGACTGGTCGTCGGTGTCGTCTTCGTCGCGCGGCAGCGGAGACTCGCGGACCCCGTCGTCGATGTGCGGCTGTTCCGGGACCGGGCGTTCTCGGTGGTCGTGGCGACACTGACGATCGGGATCTTCGTGCTCTGGGCCGCGAACTACTACCTGGCCCAGTACCTGCAGCTGGTGAAGGACCTCGACCCGCTCGAGGCGGGACTGTGGACGGCGCCGTCGGCGCTCGGGGTCATCGCCGGCTCGCTGCTGGCGCCCCGGCTGACCCGGCGGCTGCGACCGAGCCTGGTGATCGGTGCCGGCCTGACGGTGTCAGCTGCCGGTTTCGTCCTGCTCACCCAGCTCACCGCGACGTCCGGACTGGGGTTGATGGTGGCCGGGTCGGTGGCGGTGTCGGCGGGGTTCGGCCCGATGATGGCGCTGGCCACGGACGAGGTCATCGGGGCGGCACCGCCGGAGCGTGCGGGTGCGGCCGCCGCGTTGTCGTCCATGGCGCCGCAGCTCGGCGGCGCGCTCGGCATCGCGGTCCTGGGCAGCGTCGTGACGGCGGTGTTCCGGGGCGCGGACACCGGGGCGGACGCCGGGGCGGACACGCTCGGCGCGGTCGTCGCGTCGTCCACGGACGGGGTCGTGCTGGCGGCCGCGCGCGACGCGTTCACCGGCGGCATCGCCGTCGCCGCGACGGTGAGCGCCGTCCTCGTTTCGGTCCTGGCGTCAACCGTTGTCGCCCTGTCGGTCCGCCGGGATAGCGTCTCTCCCACGCCGAGACCCCGTGGGAGTTCCGCATGA
- a CDS encoding MarR family winged helix-turn-helix transcriptional regulator: MNTTTPLPGVDLGDAAKAVRSLLDVVLDAQDVTFAEWVALRTLGVAVPGRVSQPALRDGVVLALDLDATQATALLCALEGRGLLSYDGFEQVGLTPEGTALFDEIQGGVAAITAEVYGGIDAGELATTRRVLASVAARATELRARL, translated from the coding sequence ATGAACACCACCACCCCGCTTCCGGGCGTCGACCTCGGCGACGCCGCCAAGGCCGTCCGCTCCCTCCTCGACGTCGTGCTCGACGCCCAGGACGTCACGTTCGCCGAATGGGTCGCGCTGCGCACGCTCGGCGTCGCCGTCCCCGGGCGGGTGTCGCAGCCTGCCCTGCGCGACGGCGTCGTCCTGGCGCTGGACCTCGACGCCACCCAGGCGACGGCGCTGCTCTGCGCCCTCGAAGGACGCGGGCTGCTGTCTTACGACGGGTTCGAGCAGGTCGGGTTGACCCCCGAGGGCACGGCGTTGTTCGACGAGATCCAGGGCGGGGTCGCCGCCATCACCGCCGAGGTCTACGGCGGCATCGACGCCGGCGAGCTGGCGACGACGCGGCGAGTGCTGGCGTCCGTCGCGGCCCGGGCCACGGAGCTGCGCGCCCGCCTCTGA
- a CDS encoding MarR family winged helix-turn-helix transcriptional regulator, whose translation MKKNPTAGYLVWRLATKWGALLDRALAPFGLTQAQFSVLATLYGVTRAGGQPSQRELSDHTGLDPVFVSKLVRTLEGHGLLRRTTDPADSRAVRLTLTEQGAEIAEAATTRVMTLQDQLAEPLGGPGSEQTRDFIATLTTLLHAPPPPDPGRTP comes from the coding sequence ATGAAGAAGAACCCGACCGCGGGCTACCTCGTGTGGCGGCTCGCGACCAAGTGGGGCGCGCTGCTCGACCGGGCGCTCGCACCGTTCGGGCTCACGCAGGCGCAGTTCTCCGTGCTCGCCACCCTCTACGGCGTCACCCGGGCCGGCGGGCAGCCGAGCCAGCGGGAACTGTCCGACCACACCGGCCTCGATCCGGTCTTCGTGTCCAAGCTGGTGCGCACGCTCGAGGGCCACGGCCTGCTGCGCCGCACCACCGACCCGGCCGACTCGCGCGCCGTCCGGCTCACCCTCACCGAGCAGGGAGCCGAGATCGCCGAAGCCGCCACCACCCGCGTCATGACGCTGCAGGACCAGCTCGCCGAGCCGCTCGGCGGGCCCGGCAGCGAGCAGACCCGCGACTTCATCGCCACCCTGACCACCCTGTTGCACGCGCCGCCGCCGCCCGACCCCGGGAGGACCCCATGA
- a CDS encoding polynucleotide kinase-phosphatase produces the protein MSSIGIPELSLVALVGVSGSGKSTFAARHFGRFEVVSSDFCRGLVADDENDQTVSGDAFDVLYYIAGKRLAGGRLTVVDATNVQKDARRKVVDLAKAHDVLPVAIVLDVPESVCVERNRDRPDRDFGPHVVRRQRDQLRRSLRGLAKEGFRQVHVLRSAEEIESVTIVRERLYNDRRDEHGPFDVIGDVHGCRSELESLLGRLGYAVVRDDDGRAVDAVHPEGRRVVFLGDLVDRGPDSPGVLRLAMGMTAAGHALAVPGNHEHKLVRALGGQQVKVGHGLAETLEQLSAEPPSFAAEVRDWCRDLVSHLVLDDGKLVVAHAGLKEAYHGRASGRVRAFALYGDTTGETDEFGLPVRYPWANDYRGRAMVLYGHTPTPEPEWVNNTMCLDTGCVFGGHLTALRYPEREVVQVPAERVWYEPVKPLVPAVAAGEASSRAGDELDLTDVLGKRVVETEHHGRITVRAENAAGALEVMSRYALHPRWLPYLPPTMAPVATSPLPEVLEHPAEAFAAFAADGVDEVVCEEKHMGSRAVLLVCRDQAAATRRFGAPAGETGAVYTRTGRSFFASALTEVLLDGVRVAVTAAGLWDELGTDWVLLDAELLPWSAKAESLLRGQYASVGAAARSALPVAVSALSRAASRGLEVAALLDRTTARAANAADFAAAYRRYVWPVDGLDGVQVAPFQLLATEGATYHDRPHPWHLALADRLVAADPVLFRPTRRLAVSVSSPESTAAGVEWWTSLTDAGGEGMVVKPAANLVRGRRGLVQPGLKVRGREYLRIIYGPDYTLPVNLERLKDRGLGHKRSLALREYALGLEALERLARSEPLWRVHEPVFAVLALESEPVDPRL, from the coding sequence ATGAGCAGCATCGGGATCCCGGAGCTGTCGCTGGTCGCGCTGGTCGGCGTGTCCGGCTCGGGCAAGTCGACGTTCGCTGCCCGGCACTTCGGCCGGTTCGAGGTCGTCTCCAGCGACTTCTGCCGCGGCCTCGTGGCCGACGACGAGAACGACCAGACGGTCAGCGGCGACGCCTTCGACGTCCTCTACTACATCGCCGGGAAGCGGCTGGCCGGCGGCCGGCTCACCGTCGTCGACGCCACGAACGTGCAGAAGGACGCCCGCCGCAAGGTCGTCGACCTCGCCAAGGCGCACGACGTGCTGCCGGTCGCGATCGTCCTCGACGTCCCCGAGAGCGTGTGCGTCGAGCGCAACCGGGACCGGCCGGACCGCGACTTCGGCCCGCACGTGGTCCGGCGCCAGCGCGACCAGCTCCGCCGGTCGCTGCGCGGCCTGGCCAAAGAGGGGTTCCGCCAGGTGCACGTGCTGCGCTCGGCCGAGGAGATCGAGTCGGTCACCATCGTGCGCGAGCGGCTCTACAACGACCGTCGCGACGAGCACGGCCCGTTCGACGTCATCGGCGACGTGCACGGCTGCCGGTCCGAGCTGGAGTCGCTGCTCGGGCGGCTCGGGTATGCCGTCGTGCGCGACGACGACGGGCGCGCCGTCGACGCCGTCCACCCCGAGGGCCGCCGCGTCGTCTTCCTCGGCGACCTCGTCGACCGCGGGCCGGACTCGCCGGGCGTGCTGCGGCTGGCCATGGGCATGACGGCGGCCGGGCACGCGCTCGCCGTCCCCGGCAACCACGAGCACAAGCTGGTCCGGGCCCTGGGCGGTCAGCAGGTCAAGGTGGGGCACGGGCTGGCCGAGACCCTGGAGCAGCTGTCCGCCGAGCCGCCGTCGTTCGCCGCCGAGGTGCGCGACTGGTGCCGCGACCTCGTCTCGCACCTCGTCCTCGACGACGGGAAGCTGGTGGTCGCGCACGCCGGGCTCAAGGAGGCGTACCACGGTCGCGCGTCGGGCCGGGTGCGCGCGTTCGCGCTCTACGGCGACACCACCGGCGAGACCGACGAGTTCGGGCTGCCGGTGCGCTACCCGTGGGCCAACGACTACCGCGGCCGGGCCATGGTGCTGTACGGCCACACGCCCACGCCGGAGCCGGAGTGGGTCAACAACACGATGTGCCTCGACACCGGCTGCGTGTTCGGCGGGCACCTCACGGCGCTGCGCTACCCGGAGCGCGAGGTGGTCCAGGTTCCGGCCGAGCGGGTCTGGTACGAGCCGGTGAAGCCGCTGGTTCCAGCGGTTGCGGCCGGAGAGGCGTCGTCGCGGGCGGGCGACGAGCTGGACCTCACCGACGTCCTGGGCAAGCGGGTCGTCGAGACGGAGCACCACGGCCGGATCACGGTGCGGGCCGAGAACGCCGCCGGCGCGCTCGAGGTGATGAGCCGGTACGCGCTGCATCCGCGCTGGCTGCCGTACCTGCCGCCGACCATGGCGCCGGTCGCGACGTCGCCGCTGCCGGAGGTCTTGGAGCATCCCGCGGAGGCCTTCGCCGCGTTCGCGGCCGACGGCGTCGACGAGGTCGTGTGCGAGGAGAAGCACATGGGCTCGCGGGCCGTCCTGCTGGTCTGCCGCGACCAGGCGGCGGCGACCCGCCGGTTCGGCGCGCCTGCCGGTGAGACGGGCGCGGTGTACACCCGGACGGGGCGGTCGTTCTTCGCCTCGGCGTTGACGGAGGTGCTGCTCGACGGCGTGCGGGTGGCGGTGACGGCGGCCGGGCTGTGGGACGAGCTCGGGACCGACTGGGTGCTGCTCGACGCCGAGCTGCTGCCGTGGTCGGCGAAGGCGGAGTCGCTGCTGCGCGGCCAATACGCGTCGGTCGGGGCGGCGGCGCGGTCGGCGCTGCCGGTCGCGGTGTCTGCCCTCTCCCGCGCGGCGTCACGGGGACTGGAGGTGGCGGCGTTGCTGGACCGGACGACGGCGCGTGCGGCCAACGCGGCGGACTTCGCGGCGGCGTACCGGCGCTACGTCTGGCCGGTCGACGGGCTCGACGGCGTCCAGGTGGCGCCGTTCCAGCTGCTCGCCACGGAGGGCGCGACGTACCACGACCGGCCCCACCCGTGGCACCTCGCGCTGGCCGACCGGCTGGTGGCCGCGGACCCGGTGCTGTTCCGCCCGACGCGGCGGCTGGCGGTGTCGGTGTCGTCACCGGAATCGACCGCCGCCGGAGTCGAGTGGTGGACGTCGCTCACGGACGCCGGCGGCGAAGGGATGGTCGTCAAGCCCGCGGCGAACCTCGTCCGCGGCCGGCGCGGGCTGGTGCAGCCGGGACTCAAGGTGCGCGGCCGCGAGTACCTGCGGATCATCTACGGCCCCGACTACACGCTGCCGGTGAACCTGGAGCGGCTGAAGGACCGCGGGCTCGGGCACAAGCGCTCCCTCGCGCTGCGCGAGTACGCGCTCGGCCTCGAGGCGCTCGAGCGGCTGGCCCGGTCCGAGCCGCTCTGGCGCGTCCATGAACCGGTCTTCGCCGTCCTGGCGCTGGAGTCCGAGCCGGTCGACCCTCGGCTCTGA
- a CDS encoding 3' terminal RNA ribose 2'-O-methyltransferase Hen1, protein MLLTLTSTAGHASDLGYLLHKHPERVQSFELSVGVAHVFYPEATDQRCTVALLLEVDPIELVRGRRFGGDALSLAQYVNDRPYAASSMLSVALGRVFGSALKGRCDARPELVGVPLPLEVRLPSLPSRGGADGVSSLFAPLGWSVSATVQPLDPELPAWGDSRYADVTLRGTLPLDVALSHLYVLLPVLDGAKHYWVSSDEVDKLIRSGGSWLQTHPQRDAIVRRYLAHKRGFVADALARLAELDDAPGEAEEIDETEEVDPPASVPLAQLRKAAVVEQLTAAGAHRVVDLGCGEGALLRELLADASFTEIVGADVAPRVLERAAARLHLDRMGERQRSRITLLQSSVTYRDDRLSGFDALVLMEVVEHIDPERLPALERTVFGHARPRTVVVTTPNSEYNVLFETLPAGTLRHPDHRFEWTRAEFAAWATRVADAHGYTVAFAPVGEPDAVAGPPTQLATFTRSEVPA, encoded by the coding sequence GTGCTGCTGACCCTGACCTCGACCGCCGGCCACGCCTCCGACCTCGGCTATCTGCTGCACAAGCATCCCGAGCGGGTGCAGAGCTTCGAGCTCAGCGTCGGCGTCGCGCACGTCTTCTACCCGGAGGCGACCGACCAACGGTGCACCGTCGCGCTGCTGCTCGAGGTCGACCCGATCGAGCTGGTGCGCGGCCGGAGGTTCGGCGGCGACGCGCTCAGCCTCGCCCAGTACGTCAACGACCGGCCGTACGCGGCGTCGTCGATGCTGTCGGTCGCGCTGGGCCGGGTGTTCGGGTCGGCCCTGAAGGGACGGTGCGACGCCCGGCCCGAGCTGGTCGGCGTGCCGCTGCCGCTCGAGGTGCGCCTTCCGTCCCTGCCGTCCAGGGGCGGGGCCGACGGCGTCAGCTCCCTGTTCGCGCCGCTCGGCTGGTCGGTGTCGGCGACGGTGCAGCCGCTCGACCCGGAGCTGCCGGCGTGGGGAGACTCCCGCTACGCCGACGTCACGCTGCGGGGCACGCTGCCGCTGGACGTCGCGCTCTCGCACCTCTACGTGCTGCTGCCGGTGCTCGACGGCGCCAAGCACTACTGGGTGAGTAGCGACGAGGTCGACAAGCTCATCCGCAGCGGCGGGTCCTGGCTGCAGACCCACCCGCAGCGCGACGCGATCGTCCGGCGCTACCTGGCGCACAAGCGCGGCTTCGTCGCCGACGCGCTGGCCCGGCTGGCCGAGCTGGACGACGCTCCCGGGGAGGCCGAGGAGATCGACGAGACGGAGGAGGTGGACCCGCCGGCGTCGGTCCCGCTGGCCCAGCTGCGGAAGGCGGCCGTCGTCGAGCAGCTGACGGCGGCCGGCGCGCACCGCGTCGTCGACCTCGGCTGCGGCGAGGGGGCATTGCTGCGCGAGCTGCTGGCCGACGCGTCGTTCACCGAGATCGTCGGCGCCGACGTCGCGCCGCGGGTGCTCGAACGGGCCGCCGCCCGGCTGCACCTCGACCGCATGGGCGAGCGGCAGCGCTCACGCATCACGCTGCTGCAGTCGTCGGTCACCTACCGCGACGACCGCCTGTCCGGCTTCGACGCCCTCGTGCTCATGGAGGTGGTCGAGCACATCGACCCGGAGCGGCTGCCGGCGCTGGAGCGGACGGTGTTCGGCCACGCCCGGCCTCGGACGGTCGTCGTCACCACGCCCAACAGCGAGTACAACGTGTTGTTCGAGACCCTGCCCGCCGGCACGCTGCGCCACCCGGACCACCGGTTCGAGTGGACCCGCGCGGAGTTCGCCGCGTGGGCGACACGTGTGGCGGACGCACACGGCTACACCGTCGCGTTCGCCCCCGTGGGCGAGCCGGACGCCGTCGCCGGACCGCCGACCCAGCTCGCGACCTTCACCCGGTCGGAGGTCCCCGCATGA